In one Pseudoliparis swirei isolate HS2019 ecotype Mariana Trench chromosome 23, NWPU_hadal_v1, whole genome shotgun sequence genomic region, the following are encoded:
- the LOC130188186 gene encoding BAH and coiled-coil domain-containing protein 1 isoform X6 codes for MEGRDFAAPAHLLSERGTLVHRAASRIAPSGHGSVQHGGHFTPGKYYPSHIPMAPHSGSGLMGNSSASFMGTFLASSLGSPASHPSHPSRPPSSPSSPSFRSGPHSSASQIWFPHSHEAAPGYPRFSGSLAHTFLPMSHLDHHANSGVLYGQHRFYDTQKENFYLRGLPSQPPLLSANHSLPPMSRAGAGHSQGSCSRDRDPGIGTALHKGLKEGSVERGVVPVKDKERSSSKQEAKERQQQQQQQQQQQQQQQQQQQLHNHQPPQPTHHHHAHSHQQHPHYPQHPLPLEEVNSRALERHKASLSMEYSKEHPQSMGKPLSACLHNGKMQNGDAGTGAGAKNSMPSCGGEGTALGVMVGGGSSQGKHMGSSVSSRCTKEGISGEMRISEQPSDCLERGQAPLHHSLSYSVPPPLHMGSAAGGAHPHPHPHTHPHTHPHPGGFHCLQLHPSHPHHPHHSHHPHHHPDFFCPPPPAPLVNPASHERGPANVGREPKITGPTFVPSVAGLGDKSSGPFQLGNPECHGVGGGVGGGNNKDKVIEKNGGSGHHSNWQRKQQQQQQQQQQQQQQQQQQQPCRKTDKAPDWMQSHHQHLQPSQLPPPPQLQQPPHPQQQHQVVRSRSVECINSGVDMDVFRPSMPQGPKAGHSVNTSPYRDCSHPGPQPNSSPLSSKSMVQHSGTGVAHGPGPAVSCSLQRDGQKVARIRHQQHGRPGPDAPSPAELNQVSSQELKRKMEMSPYVYGNISGQQQQQQTPVPPWAMRPPHHMPQTEEEQRKSYMELGSTGAQQSQQQQQQSGMSLQAPQPPSASPLSQQQLQPQQQPEPQGPTQGESSAMKSLLKYSNQQQPLLLSQKSPFGGLGTLKSGPAGGSCALQGNKQTLPSRKGPANDNERPDYSGRARDMGDAGHGESEVRQPPVGIAVAVARQREPPCRSADSHPNSRQGRVHPSVKGPPRSMYPSDPNAEEERKRMSGEQIGLTCLDRERDAYIRDNKERVEFARIHPSNSCHGDLTSHLMVPGGTPLQSGQLGDPAAHSAHHHWMPRTGSPSLWMTGHSYGIGHTALHQNLPPGFSTAMPGPLQPVLPLPQDPSAQLVVLPTEPPTHPATHHLDVMEQPGLWPPVYGARGPPSHMQHPAVYSRSQFLRQQELYALQQHQQLQHQHQSHQSQQPQSQTQQQQHQQHRAVHGMDMQHHATHLSQMQKRPDGPDEPSVELEELISEPRTSKPAKAYSYSASQRNTSPPGACAAHLSPCCQSPSLRPHPKSTPSTPCSAPSPAAAAPHSPAISPAPSQMLKGAETQDKRGEGQPPQDYPQSLEPDLPPGYTYTAIPTGYRSGPSPQDVQLAEPADLEAVQVEPAEQAPQALSSLGEELDCQAVVRPLPEPLPSEELEKEEEKRVVERVLEQREEVEVAAMTAANYVPGEREAEEQGPAEEEVMVCPPAKSPVCEAASCPVPLSTEELERPEAVITLEEEADDEAAESQLERAQKVNMPAEQESELPAIIELDPPSPEAPEPRPSSLEEAKDGEQQHKSAMNPDDASVDCVRLSPASTSAPSSNQATVAVPHKPLVPCYWSLELLIAAAFCTDVPPFPLFPHGTPSVASSQPNPYQGMELLSELADLELQQQKHTCGNSQVTEEELLMFDLHSLATLATARALEQDSQEYSRPGSGQHFPARRMLNLRRKCSWTPRNEPVCPAKGSMETMDGPELAMRVKLAELQRRYKEKQKELAKLQRKHDHQKEETPRSPARRGPGRPRKRKPTLTTGPVSSSEGQRKVKSMGAGLALSPEDLGGGGDSQRRKKRLSSRGFERLSSTQIKAQGCRKSSLHSMLSSKLADDVTQLKQKAQCKKILSGTGSRDKEVSPCNSNPKHGHRNQCSGKAESRRESGGQSDTAASVDSSPQGSWTGLVHHGRQKGSSALTQGSSRLSQPRARDHRQRRDATEEDESSPVESGSSDQEEEEEEGSYDTDEGRDYRAQPRREVTSSSSVTGPSPSSVVKLEANQKARNKKQRQELYGSQSLSGAEGEVKVRKKPPCRLGLATAVKKSREDHRSEGVRRPCGPRSKEPRWGSLGTRGNRYRRSLGLATFPTTSERLKRATRKSTMLRGAINKRRSGWSVGGPSSQSEEGSRGRRNKDQQPKGRAVSRLLESFAADEGFQMDGSSFSEEEEDSSRSFSNRGPEVPKCVVTKELLTDGLKVLISKDDELLYAARVHTLELPDIFSIVIYGERGNRPRIYSLEQLLQEAVLDVRPEAEAVLSEGTRVCAYWSERSRCLYPGYVRRGGSSDEGKQAGVMIEFDDGDRGKISLPNIRLLPPGYQIHCGESSPALLIPSEVKRGSGLEQAPLSDRPSDSYNLINTLTNSQPPLLHKRRPGRPKGSGKKQKQQQQQAENANKNPSPFLGWPSLGNTRKRSSDNLFELNGAPRKALRGPEDDLFPLARSQPLASTPAKGLFSSSSFEVDSFSSIANGYSSFCTQSTGPNQGLSLVPRSGTHGQRRRQDELTVPRSRKSGQEFLVKLDHEGVTSPKTKNSKALMLRGGSSSVGGMPRTDAYCHPVLLVQDNKKGGASKVELLRKGTTPQRKPSYSLRLDEYGDLGFRDCDSSNSDLEEEERKRTAPAASGGIRTAALAAASSGLRTTAPAAASSGLRTTAPAAASSGLRTTALAAASSGLRTAAPAAASSGVRTTAPAAAPSGLRTTALAAASSGLRTTALAAASSGLRTTAPAAASSGLRTTALAAASSGLRTTALAAASSGLRTTALAAASSGLRTTALAAASSGLRTTALAAASSGLRTTALAAASSGLRTAALAAASGGLRTAGRFLSRLSVSSSSSGSSSSSSSGSISSSSLCSSDNDSSYSSEDEDSSALMLQSCMSSHRGLLQPSEPSTSSRPHQHSFVAKAVAGANAKGNPSDQISNKSLKRKECTSSTSKTSKDFVKKPRMLPDDASFIPRPKMSAFIAGRQMWRWSGNPTQRRGLKGKARKLFYKAIVRGRDTVKVGDCAVFLSAGRPNLPYVGRIENFWESWTSSMVVKVKWFYHPEETKLGKRHRDGKHALYQSCHEDENDVQTISHKCQVVSREEYECLTRNQKPNSTSPDLYYLAGTYDPTAGQLVTTEGLSILC; via the exons CAGCTCCAGGCTATCCTCGATTCTCAGGGAGTCTGGCCCACACTTTCCTTCCCATGAGCCACTTGGATCACCACGCCAACAGTGGAGTTCTCTACGGGCAGCACCGTTTCTATGACACGCAAAAAG AGAACTTCTATCTTCGAGGTCTCCCGTCCCAGCCACCTctcctctcagccaatcacagtctGCCACCAATGtcgagggcaggtgcaggacaCTCTCAGGGGTCCTGCAGCAGAGACAGAGATCCAGGGATAGGCACTGCTCTACATAAGGGCCTAAAAGAGGgatctgtggagagaggagtGGTACCTGTAAAGGACAAGGAGAGGTCCAGCAGCAAACAAGAGGCAAAGgagagacagcagcagcagcaacaacaacaacaacagcagcagcagcagcagcaacagcaacagCTCCACAACCACCAGCCACCCCAgcccacacaccaccaccatgccCACTCCCATCAGCAGCACCCACACTATCCACAGCACCCACTACCCCTTGAGGAGGTCAACAGTCGGGCCCTGGAGAGGCACAAGGCCTCCCTCTCCATGGAGTACAGCAAGGAACACCCTCAGAGTATGGGCAAGCCCCTCAGTGCCTGCTTGCACAATGGCAAGATGCAAAACGGAGATGCAGGAACTGGAGCAGGGGCTAAGAACTCCATGCCCAGCTGTGGGGGGGAGGGCACAGCCCTTGGGGTCATGGTGGGTGGAGGGAGCAGCCAGGGTAAACATATGGGGTCCAGCGTTAGTAGTCGCTGCACCAAAGAGGGGATAAGTGGGGAGATGAGGATCAGTGAACAACCTTCGGATTGTCTGGAAAGGGGTCAGGCACCACTCCACCACTCGCTGTCCTACTCTGTACCGCCACCCTTACACAtgggttctgctgctggaggggCACACCCCCATCCACATCCGCACACTCACCCCCATACACATCCTCACCCAGGGGGTTTCCACTGCCTTCAGCTCCACCCCAGCCACCCGCACCATCCACATCATTCCCACCACCCACACCACCATCCAGACTTCTTCTGCCCGCCCCCTCCCGCTCCTTTAGTCAACCCTGCCTCGCATGAGAGGGGGCCGGCCAATGTGGGGCGAGAACCTAAAATCACCGGGCCTACATTTGTGCCATCTGTGGCCGGCCTGGGGGACAAATCTAGTGGTCCATTCCAGCTTGGTAACCCAGAATGCCATGGTGTGGGCGGTGGAGTGGGAGGCGGCAATAACAAGGATAAGGTAATAGAAAAGAATGGAGGCTCTGGGCACCATAGTAATtggcaaagaaaacaacagcaacaacaacaacaacaacagcagcaacaacagcagcagcagcagcagcagccatgcAGAAAGACAGACAAGGCTCCAGATTGGATGCAGTCCCACCACCAACACCTTCAGCCCTCACagcttcctccacctccccaacTACAACAGCCTCCACATCCCCAACAGCAGCACCAGGTTGTACGATCACGCAGCGTTGAGTGTATCAACAGCGGTGTGGACATGGATGTGTTTAGACCCTCGATGCCCCAGGGGCCAAAGGCTGGACACTCTGTCAACACATCTCCATACAGAGACTGTTCCCATCCAGGACCCCAGCCTAACTCCTCCCCCCTTAGCAGTAAAAGCATGGTTCAACATAGTGGGACTGGAGTAGCCCATGGCCCTGGTCCTGCTGTTAGCTGCTCCTTGCAGAGAGATGGACAAAAGGTCGCCAGGATACGCCACCAGCAACATGGCCGGCCGGGACCGGACGCTCCGTCTCCTGCTGAGTTGAACCAAGTCTCGAGTCAGGagctaaaaagaaaaatggagatGTCCCCTTATGTTTACGGCAACATCagtgggcagcagcagcagcagcagactccGGTGCCACCGTGGGCCATGAGGCCTCCCCACCACATGCCACAAACCGAGGAGGAGCAAAGGAAGTCTTACATGGAGTTAGGAAGTACTGGTGCACAACAAtctcagcagcaacagcagcagtcgGGAATGAGCCTGCAGGCTCCCCAGCCTCCCTCGGCATCTCCCCTCAGTCAGCAACAGCTGCAGCCACAGCAGCAACCAGAGCCCCAGGGCCCAACTCAGGGGGAGAGCAGTGCCATGAAAAGCTTACTAAAATACAGCAACCAGCAACAGCCACTGCTCCTCTCCCAGAAGAGTCCCTTTGGAGGGCTGGGAACGCTCAAATCAGGTCCTGCTGGGGGGAGCTGTGCCCTGCAGGGCAACAAACAGACTCTACCTTCCAGAAAGGGCCCAGCCAATGACAACGAGCGCCCGGATTACAGTGGGCGGGCCCGGGATATGGGGGATGCAGGGCATGGGGAAAGTGAGGTGCGGCAGCCACCAGTGGGAATCGCAGTGGCTGTGGCCAGACAAAGGGAGCCACCTTGTCGCTCGGCGGACAGTCATCCAAACAGCCGCCAAGGCAGGGTGCATCCCTCAGTGAAAG GACCGCCCCGCTCCATGTACCCTTCAGACCCGAATGccgaagaggagagaaagaggatgagTGGGGAACAGATAGGTCTGACTTGcttggacagagagagagatgcgtaCATCAG GGATAATAAGGAAAGGGTGGAGTTTGCAAGAATCCACCCCTCCAACAGCTGTCACGGAGACCTGACCTCTCATCTCATGGTCCCAGGCGGGACTCCCCTCCAGTCTGGCCAATTAGGAGATCCTGCTGCGCATTCGGCTCACCATCATTGGATGCCAAGAACTGGAAGCCCATCCCTCTGGATGACAGGACACTCTTACG GTATAGGTCATACAGCCCTGCATCAGAATCTGCCGCCAGGTTTCTCGACAGCTATGCCAGGCCCTCTGCAGCCAGTCCTGCCTCTGCCCCAGGACCCCTCTGCCCAGCTGGTGGTCTTGCCCACTGAGCCTCCCACCCATCCTGCGACCCATCACCTGG aTGTGATGGAGCAGCCAGGGCTGTGGCCCCCTGTGTATGGTGCCCGGGGCCCACCCTCCCACATGCAGCATCCTGCTGTGTACTCCCGATCCCAGTTTCTACGGCAACAGGAGCTGTACGCtctccagcagcaccagcagctccagcatCAGCACCAGAGCCACCAGTCGCAGCAACCACAGTCTCaaactcagcagcagcagcatcagcagcacaGAGCTGTGCATGGCATGGACATGCAGCATCATGCCACTCACCTTTCACAG ATGCAGAAGAGGCCGGATGGGCCGGATGAGCCGTCTGTTGAACTCGAGGAACTCATTTCGGAACCGAGAACATCCAAACCTGCCAAGGCCTACTCCTACAGCGCATCTCAGAGGAACACCTCTCCGCCCGGGGCCTGCGCCGCCCACCTGTCCCCTTGTTGCCAGTCCCCGTCTCTGCGACCGCATCCCAAGAGCACTCCTTCGACACCCTGCTCTGCTCCCAGCCCTGCGGCAGCAGCCCCTCACTCGCCTGCCATCAGCCCCGCTCCATCCCAGATGCTCAAGGGAGCCGAGACCCAGGACAAGCGAGGAGAGGGACAGCCTCCCCAGGATTACCCTCAGTCTCTGGAGCCTG ACTTGCCTCCTGGATATACCTACACTGCTATTCCCACGGGCTACAGGAGCGGGCCCTCCCCCCAGGATGTTCAACTGGCTGAGCCAGCTGACCTGGAAGCAGTCCAAGTGGAGCCTGCTGAGCAAGCTCCTCAGGCTCTCTCCAGTCTGGGGGAGGAGCTAGACTGCCAAGCGGTGGTCAGGCCCCTCCCAGAGCCACTCCCATCAGAGGAactagagaaagaagaggagaaaagagtgGTGGAGAGAGTTctggaacagagggaggaagtggaggtAGCAGCGATGACAGCCGCCAACTATGTgcctggagagagggaggcggaggagcagGGGCCCgctgaggaagaggtgatggtgtgCCCCCCTGCTAAGAGCCCGGTGTGCgaggctgcttcctgtccggTCCCCCTTTCAACAGAGGAGCTCGAAAGGCCAGAAGCTGTCATCACCTTGGAGGAGGAAGCGGATGATGAGGCGGCGGAGAGCCAGTTGGAGCGCGCTCAAAAGGTCAACATGCCTGCAGAGCAGGAGTCAGAGCTGCCCGCCATCATTGAGCTTGACCCTCCTTCCCCTGAAGCTCCTGAGCCTCGTCCCTCGTCCCTCGAGGAAGCAAAGGACGGCGAGCAGCAGCACAAGAGTGCGATGAACCCCGACGACGCCTCAGTGGATTGTGTGCGTCTCTCCCCCGCCTCGACGTCTGCCCCGAGCTCAAACCAGGCAACTGTTGCCGTGCCCCACAAGCCTCTGGTGCCCTGCTACTGGAGCCTGGAGCTGCTGATTGCCGCTGCCTTCTGCACAGACGTACCTCCATTCCCCTTATTCCCTCATGGCACCCCATCAGTCGCCTCATCGCAGCCCAACCCCTACCAGGGGATGGAGCTCCTGAGCGAGCTGGCAGATCTGGAGCTGCAACAGCAAAAGCACACCTGTGGGAACAGTCAGG TCACAGAAGAGGAGTTGCTGATGTTTGACCTCCATAGCCTTGCGACCCTGGCCACAGCCCGTGCTCTGGAGCAGGACTCCCAGGAATACAGCCGTCCGGGTTCAGGGCAACACTTCCCGGCCCGCAGGATGCTCAATTTACGTAGGAAATGCAGTTGGACACCTCGCAATGAACCA GTGTGCCCGGCCAAAGGTAGCATGGAGACGATGGACGGTCCCGAGCTTGCGATGCGTGTGAAGTTGGCTGAGCTGCAGCGCCGCTACAAAGAGAAGCAAAAGGAGCTGGCCAAACTTCAGAGGAAGCACGATCATCA GAAGGAGGAAACACCTCGCAGCCCGGCTCGGCGAGGACCGGGGCGGCCGAGGAAGCGGAAACCCACCCTCACCACAGGTCCAGTGTCCTCATCTGAGGGCCAAAGAAAAGTCAA GTcgatgggggcggggcttgcgcTGTCGCCTGAGGACCTAGGAGGGGGCGGTGACAGccagagaaggaagaagaggctgTCCAGTCGAGGCTTTGAGCGGCTCAGCAGCACACAG ATAAAAGCACAGGGCTGCAGAAAAAGCAGCCTGCACAGCATGCTCAGCTCCAAGCTGGCCGATGACGTGACTCAGCTCAAACAGAAAGCCCAGTGTAAAAAGATTCTCTCGGGGACGGGCTCCAGAGACAAGGAGGTTTCGCCCTGTAACTCCAACCCCAAGCATGGACACAGAAACCAGTGCAGCGGCAAAGCCGAGTCCAGGCGAGAGTCTGGGGGACAGAGTGACACAG CAGCCAGCGTGGACAGTAGCCCCCAAGGCAGCTGGACTGGACTTGTGCACCATGGCCGTCAAAAGGGATCCTCCGCCCTGACACAGGGCTCGTCCCGTCTGAGCCAGCCCAGAGCGAGAGATCACCGCCAGAGACGTGACGCgacggaggaggacgagagctCCCCTGTGGAGAGTGGCTCCTCTGATCAAG aagaggaagaagaagaaggcagtTATGATACTGATGAAGGTCGAGACTACCGAGCCCAGCCCCGAAGGGAAGTCACTTCCAGCTCCTCCGTGACAGGTCCGAGTCCCTCCTCTGTTGTAAAACTGGAGGCCAACCAGAAAGCCAGGAACAAAAAACAGAGACAGGAGCTTTATG GCTCACAGAGTCTGTCTGGAGCCGAAGGGGAGGTCAAAGTAAGGAAGAAGCCCCCCTGCAGGCTGGGCCTGGCCACTGCAGTCAAAAAAAGCCGCGAAGATCACCGGTCGGAGGGGGTCAGAAGGCCATGTGGACCCAGGTCCAAAGAGCCTCGGTGGGGCAGTCTGGGGACCAGAGGCAACCGCTACCGGAGGAGCCTGGGACTGGCCACCTTCCCGACCACCAGTGAGAGGCTAAAAAGGGCGACCCGCAAGAGCACCATGCTGAGAGGAGCGATCAACAAG AGGAGAAGTGGCTGGTCAGTTGGGGGCCCATCTTCACAGAGCGAGGAGGGCAGCAGGGGACGAAGGAACAAGGACCAGCAG CCAAAGGGACGAGCCGTCAGTCGGCTGCTGGAGAGCTTCGCGGCCGACGAGGGTTTTCAGATGGATGGCAGCAGCTTctcagaagaagaggaagacagcaGCCGCTCGTTCAGCAACAGAGGCCCCGAAG TTCCGAAGTGCGTCGTGACCAAAGAGCTCTTAACCGATGGACTGAAGGTGCTGATCTCCAAGGACGACGAGCTTCTCTACGCAGCCAGAGTCCACACACTGGAACTACCCGACAT CTTTAGCATTGTTATCTACGGTGAAAGAGGAAACCGCCCAAGAATCTATTCAttggagcagctgctgcaggaagCT GTCCTGGATGTACGGCCAGAGGCAGAGGCTGTGCTGAGTGAAGGAACCAGGGTGTGCGCTTACTGGAGCGAGCGCTCGCGCTGCTTGTACCCTGGCTACGTTCGCAGAG GTGGTTCATCGGATGAAGGGAAGCAAGCAGGAGTGATGATAGAGTTTGATGATGGAGACAGGGGGAAGATTTCTCTCCCGAACAtccgcctcctgcctcctggatACCAGATTCACT GTGGAGAGTCATCCCCGGCCCTGCTGATACCCAGCGAGGTTAAGAGAGGTTCTGGTCTGGAGCAGGCCCCTCTGAGTGACCGGCCTTCTGACAGTTACAACCTCATCAATACTTTAACCAACAGCCAACCTCCCCTTCTTCACAAAAGAAGACCAG GGAGACCAAAAGGGTCtgggaaaaaacaaaagcagcagcaacagcaggcTGAGAATGCCAATAAAAATCCTTCACCTTTCCTGGGTTGGCCTTCGTTGGGCAACACCAGGAAGAGGTCTTCCGACAACCTGTTCGAGCTCAATGGGGCACCCAGGAAAGCCTTAAGAGGGCCGGAAGATGACCTGTTCCCCTTGGCTAGGAGCCAGCCGTTGGCCTCCACCCCGGCCAAAGGCCTTTTCAGCAGCAGCTCCTTTGAGGTGGACTCCTTCAGCAGCATTGCAAATGGCTACTCTTCCTTCTGTACTCAGTCTACAGGACCAAATCAAGGTTTATCTCTGGTGCCAAGGAGTGGGACACATGGCCAGAGGCGCAGGCAAGATGAGCTTACTGTGCCAAGAAGCAGGAAGTCTGGACAAGAGTTCTTAGTCAAGTTGGATCATGAAGGAGTCACCTCCCCCAAGACAAAGAACAGCAAGGCTCTGATGTTGCGAGGTGGCTCTTCCAGTGTGGGTGGCATGCCCCGGACAGACGCCTACTGTCACCCAGTCCTGCTGGTTCAGGACAACAAAAAGGGCGGCGCCTCCAAAGTAGAACTTCTCCGGAAAGGAACCACACCCCAAAGAAAGCCCTCCTATTCTCTGCGTCTGGATGAATATGGCGACTTGGGCTTCAGAGACTGTGACAGCTCTAACTCTGAtctggaagaggaagagaggaagaggactgcACCAGCTGCCTCAGGAGGAATAAGGACGGCTGCACTGGCTGCAGCCTCAAGTggactaaggacaactgcaccGGCTGCAGCCTCAAGTggactaaggacaactgcaccGGCTGCAGCCTCAAGTggactaaggacaactgcactGGCTGCAGCCTCAAGTGGACTAAGGACGGCTGCACCGGCTGCAGCCTCAAGTGGAGTAAGGACAACTGCACCGGCTGCAGCCCCAAGTggactaaggacaactgcactGGCTGCAGCCTCAAGTggactaaggacaactgcactGGCTGCAGCCTCAAGTggactaaggacaactgcaccGGCTGCAGCCTCAAGTggactaaggacaactgcactGGCTGCAGCCTCAAGTggactaaggacaactgcactGGCTGCAGCCTCAAGTggactaaggacaactgcactGGCTGCAGCCTCAAGTggactaaggacaactgcactGGCTGCAGCCTCAAGTggactaaggacaactgcactGGCTGCAGCCTCAAGTggactaaggacaactgcactGGCTGCAGCCTCAAGTGGACTAAGGACGGCTGCACTGGCTGCAGCCTCAGGAGGATTAAGGACGGCTGGCCGCTTCCTGTCTCGTCTCTCGGTCTCCTCATCGTCTTCTGGTTcttcaagctcctcctcttcagggtcTATCTCCAGTTCCAGCTTGTGCTCCTCGGATAATGATTCCTCTTACAGCTCAGAGGATGAGGACAGTTCTGCATTGATGCTTCAGAGTTGTATGTCTTCCCACCGAGGCCTCCTGCAACCTTCTGAACCGTCCACGTCGTCACGGCCACACCAGCACTCTTTTGTGGCCAAAGCTGTTGCTGGTGCCAACGCCAAAGGAAACCCCTCGGACCAGATCTCCAACAAGTCCCTGAAGAGGAAAGAATGCACCAGCTCCACCTCTAAAACATCGAAGGATTTTGTGAAGAAACCTAGGATGCTTCCAGATGACGCGTCATTTATTCCAAGGCCTAAGATGTCAGCATTTATAGCAGGGCGACAAATGTGGAGGTGGTCAGGAAACCCCACACAG CGGCGAGGTCTGAAGGGCAAGGCCAGGAAGCTGTTTTATAAGGCCATCGTGCGAGGCAGAGACACAGTGAAAGTGGGAGACTGTgccgtgttcctctcagctggACGTCCTAACCTCCCATACGTTGGTCGTATTGAGAACTTCTGGGAATCCTGGACCTCCAGCATGGTGGTCAAAGTCAAGTGGTTCTACCACCCTGAAGAGACCAAGCTGGGCAAGCGGCATCGAGATGGAAAG CATGCCCTTTACCAGTCGTGTCACGAGGATGAGAATGACGTCCAGACAATCTCTCATAAGTGCCAGGTGGTGAGCAGGGAGGAGTACGAGTGTCTGACTCGCAATCAGAAGCCGAACAGTACCTCCCCGGACCTCTACTACCTGGCTGGGACGTATGACCCCACTGCTGGTCAATTGGTCACTACTGAAGGGCTTTCCATCTTGTGCTGA